The Mytilus galloprovincialis chromosome 2, xbMytGall1.hap1.1, whole genome shotgun sequence genome has a window encoding:
- the LOC143064991 gene encoding uncharacterized protein LOC143064991: MIFEMGSNLAKSNLVKAAAVDFGIQWACWAVAATLKTEKFYDLAGSSTFFLLALQSLRWNRTYFTRQKVQTGMVMAWAVRLGTFLFTRILKEGHDKRFNKVRDNPRVFWFYWTVQGVWVLLTLLPTLLVNSKKEDQPLTKKDYIGWGLWVAGFILETVADYQKSSFRNNPDNEGQFINVGLWKMVQYPNYLGEIMMWSGLYLTSTSVLKGWEHLAVVSPIFLTYLLTNLSGIPLQEKSAMRRYGSNPDFLKHIQNTKKLIPFIW, translated from the exons ATGATATTCGAGATGGGTAGCAATTTGGCAAAAAGCAATTTAGTTAAAGCTGCAGCGGTTGATTTTGGTATTCAATGGGCATGCTGGGCTGTTGCTGCTACCTTGAAAACTGAAAAATTCTACGACTTAGCCG GCTCTAGTACATTTTTTCTGCTTGCACTACAAAGTTTGAGATGGAATCGAACATATTTCACACGCCAAAAGGTACAAACTGGTATGGTCATGGCATGGGCAGTAAG acTTGGAACATTCCTTTTCACCAGAATCTTAAAAGAAGGACATGATAAGCGATTTAACAAAGTCAGGGACAACCCACGCGTGTTCTGGTTTTACTGGACCGTACAAG GTGTATGGGTGTTACTCACTTTGTTACCAACATTGTTGGTGAACAGTAAGAAAGAAGATCAACCTTTAACAAAGAAGGACTATATCGGATGGGGGTTATGGGTTGCTGGGTTCATATTGGAGACGGTCGCCGATTATCAGAAATCTAGCTTCAGAAATAATCCTGACAACGAG GGTCAGTTTATCAACGTAGGACTATGGAAGATGGTGCAGTATCCAAATTACCTTGGGGAGATAATGATGTGGTCTGGTCTTTATCTAACCTCGACCTCCGTCCTCAAAGGATGGGAACATTTGGCTGTGGTATCTCCTATCTTTCTGACCTATTTACTGACAAACCTAAGTGGCATACCGCTTCAGGAAAAATCAGCAATGAGAAGATATGGATCAAATCCAGATTTTCTGAAACACATTCAGAACACAAAGAAACTTATCCCTTTCATATGGTGA